The Devosia sp. SD17-2 genome includes a region encoding these proteins:
- the glgX gene encoding glycogen debranching protein GlgX — MTIHIVPGAGSIETLGATPVPGGVNFAVYSEAAQAIWVCLFDSNDREIGRYQLDVKADNIFAGLVAGIGPGARYGLRADGAYDPDQGLFFDPAKLLVDPYARQLDREFAYSPRLRMPREANFDTSILVPKAIVPGAGAAPAVPRKKAPGTFYELNARGYTKRHPAVPERVRGTLEGLTAKPVVEHLKRVGVDTVQLMPIAAWIDERHLPPLGLANAWGYNPITYFAVDPRLAPGGMADLRAMTDVYRKAGISVILDVVYNHTGESDAEGPIVSMMGLDPHSYYRFVPVDGRQVLVNDAGTGNTLRCDHPAVQRLVIESLRAFVEEGGVSGFRFDLATILGREPGFNPNAEMIRLIKEDPLLSQCILVAEPWDPGPGGYALGQFGREFFEHNDTYRDEVRAFWQGQNGRIGSLAGKIAGSSEIFDRDGRKPSHGVNFLAVHDGFTLRDLVSYSHKHNGANGEDNRDGHDANYSWNCGAEGESTDEVINSARKRDVKALLATLFLSRGTPLMQQGDEMFRTQKGNNNAYAQDNEITWLDWDRTDDGIAELTAGLIAFRKAHPAITHDHWLTGREHHGVRDVVWLHPDGREMTEGDWNDPAGSVLGAHLRHKEDEVIVWINRRIEPVVAHLPEGDWSVGIVSDETGSLVLTQGTATLPPRSVVALVRPAAES, encoded by the coding sequence ATGACTATCCACATTGTGCCCGGCGCCGGGTCTATCGAAACGCTCGGCGCCACACCCGTCCCGGGTGGGGTGAACTTTGCCGTTTATTCGGAGGCGGCGCAGGCCATCTGGGTCTGCCTGTTTGACAGCAATGACCGGGAAATCGGGCGATACCAGCTGGATGTGAAGGCGGACAATATTTTCGCTGGTCTTGTCGCTGGTATCGGGCCGGGCGCACGCTACGGGTTACGGGCGGATGGCGCCTATGACCCGGACCAAGGCCTGTTTTTTGATCCGGCGAAGCTGCTGGTTGATCCCTATGCGCGCCAGCTGGATCGGGAATTTGCCTATTCGCCGCGCCTGAGGATGCCGCGAGAGGCCAATTTCGATACGTCCATTCTGGTGCCCAAGGCGATCGTTCCGGGGGCGGGGGCGGCTCCTGCGGTGCCGCGAAAGAAGGCGCCGGGGACATTCTACGAGCTCAATGCGCGCGGCTACACCAAGCGCCATCCGGCTGTACCCGAACGGGTACGAGGGACGCTTGAGGGGCTGACGGCAAAGCCCGTTGTCGAGCATCTCAAGCGCGTCGGGGTCGACACGGTGCAGCTGATGCCCATCGCGGCGTGGATCGATGAGCGGCATCTGCCGCCACTCGGTCTTGCCAATGCCTGGGGCTATAATCCCATCACCTATTTCGCGGTGGATCCGCGCCTCGCGCCGGGCGGCATGGCCGATCTGCGGGCGATGACCGACGTCTATCGCAAGGCCGGGATCTCGGTGATCCTCGACGTGGTTTATAACCACACCGGCGAGAGTGACGCCGAGGGTCCCATCGTCAGCATGATGGGGCTCGACCCGCACAGCTATTATCGCTTCGTGCCGGTCGATGGGCGGCAGGTGCTGGTCAATGATGCAGGCACCGGCAATACACTACGGTGCGACCATCCCGCGGTGCAGCGGCTGGTGATCGAGAGCCTCCGCGCCTTTGTCGAAGAGGGCGGTGTTTCCGGCTTCCGCTTTGATCTGGCGACCATTCTGGGGCGCGAGCCGGGGTTCAATCCCAATGCCGAGATGATCCGGCTGATCAAGGAAGACCCGCTGCTGAGCCAGTGCATCCTCGTCGCCGAACCCTGGGACCCGGGACCGGGTGGTTATGCGCTGGGTCAGTTCGGGCGCGAGTTTTTTGAGCACAACGACACATATCGCGATGAGGTCCGAGCCTTCTGGCAAGGGCAGAATGGCCGCATCGGCTCGCTGGCCGGCAAGATTGCGGGGTCATCGGAGATTTTTGACCGAGATGGCCGCAAGCCCAGCCATGGCGTCAACTTTCTGGCCGTGCATGATGGTTTTACCCTGCGCGATCTCGTCAGCTACAGCCACAAGCACAATGGCGCCAATGGCGAAGACAACCGTGATGGCCACGACGCGAATTATTCGTGGAATTGCGGGGCCGAGGGCGAGAGCACTGACGAGGTGATTAATAGCGCCCGCAAGCGCGACGTGAAAGCGCTGCTGGCAACGCTGTTCCTGTCGCGCGGGACCCCGCTGATGCAGCAGGGTGACGAAATGTTCCGCACGCAGAAGGGTAATAACAATGCCTATGCGCAGGACAATGAGATCACCTGGCTCGACTGGGACAGGACCGACGACGGCATTGCCGAGCTGACCGCAGGGCTCATTGCCTTTCGAAAGGCGCATCCGGCGATCACCCATGACCATTGGCTCACCGGTCGCGAGCACCATGGGGTTCGCGACGTCGTGTGGCTGCACCCGGATGGACGGGAGATGACAGAGGGCGACTGGAACGATCCGGCCGGCTCGGTTCTGGGTGCGCATCTTCGGCACAAGGAGGATGAGGTCATCGTCTGGATCAACCGCCGGATCGAGCCGGTGGTGGCCCATCTCCCGGAGGGTGACTGGTCCGTCGGCATTGTCTCGGACGAAACGGGCAGCCTCGTGCTCACGCAAGGCACGGCGACGCTGCCGCCGCGCTCGGTGGTGGCTCTGGTGCGACCTGCGGCCGAAAGCTAG
- a CDS encoding GNAT family N-acetyltransferase, giving the protein MSHLRLRKILAGPIMAASWPLGLRPVELSSIDPRLAHAVLEEALPGRIAPFPDWHGNLVTDSEYDPGLCVAAVAEDGTVAGFIQCWTSNFIKDLAVAPTFRGRGIGAALMTHAFGLFAKRGADYVDLKVEPENTAARRLYTRLGMVEVPG; this is encoded by the coding sequence GTGAGCCATCTGCGGCTGCGCAAGATTCTTGCCGGTCCGATCATGGCTGCCTCCTGGCCCCTTGGACTCCGACCGGTGGAACTGAGCAGCATCGATCCGCGCCTAGCGCACGCTGTTCTCGAAGAAGCCCTCCCCGGCCGCATCGCGCCGTTCCCCGACTGGCACGGCAATCTCGTCACCGACAGCGAATACGACCCCGGCCTTTGCGTCGCCGCTGTCGCGGAAGACGGAACGGTTGCCGGCTTCATCCAGTGCTGGACCAGCAATTTCATCAAGGACCTGGCGGTCGCTCCCACCTTCCGGGGGCGGGGTATTGGTGCCGCCTTGATGACACATGCCTTCGGCCTCTTCGCCAAACGCGGCGCCGACTATGTCGACCTCAAGGTTGAACCCGAAAACACTGCCGCCCGCCGGCTCTATACGCGGCTTGGCATGGTGGAAGTCCCCGGCTAG
- the ureG gene encoding urease accessory protein UreG has translation MSKSLNGPLRIGIGGPVGSGKTTLCEMLLKAMRDRYSMAVVTNDIYTKEDALILSRVQAISEDRIVGVETGGCPHTAIREDASLNLAAIDELNRKFPDLDIILIESGGDNLAATFSPDLADLTIYVISVAQGEKIPRKGGPAISRSDLLVITHTDLAPYVGASLEVMESDTQKIRDGRPYVFTDLLRRESLNQIIGFIEKHGGFVAEAAE, from the coding sequence ATGTCCAAGAGCCTCAACGGTCCGCTGCGTATCGGCATTGGTGGGCCGGTCGGCTCGGGCAAGACCACGCTGTGCGAAATGCTGCTCAAGGCCATGCGGGATCGCTACTCGATGGCCGTGGTCACCAACGATATCTACACCAAGGAAGACGCGCTGATCCTCTCGCGGGTTCAGGCCATCTCCGAAGACCGCATTGTCGGCGTTGAAACCGGCGGCTGCCCGCACACCGCCATTCGCGAAGACGCCTCGCTGAACCTGGCTGCCATTGACGAGCTCAATCGCAAATTCCCCGACCTCGACATCATCCTGATCGAAAGCGGCGGCGACAATCTGGCAGCGACCTTCTCGCCAGACCTTGCGGACCTGACCATCTACGTCATCTCGGTCGCCCAGGGCGAAAAGATCCCGCGCAAGGGTGGCCCGGCAATCTCGCGCTCCGATCTCCTCGTCATCACCCACACCGATCTCGCGCCCTATGTCGGCGCCAGCCTCGAAGTCATGGAGAGCGACACGCAAAAAATCCGCGATGGCCGGCCCTATGTCTTCACCGACCTGCTGCGCCGCGAGAGCCTCAACCAGATCATCGGCTTCATCGAAAAGCACGGCGGCTTTGTCGCTGAGGCGGCCGAGTAA
- a CDS encoding DUF3995 domain-containing protein translates to MSMLIAAFVCIALLAVSLAHFVWAIGFSWPLRDQKLLAQTVVGFTGIEKMPNRLLTLAVAIATFYASMIALAIADPEGGGMALNLVGGLFGAIFVARGVIGYTPQWQAITAEPIFRLNDRRVYSPLCLFIGLGFFALIALRLV, encoded by the coding sequence ATGAGCATGCTCATTGCCGCCTTCGTTTGTATCGCCCTGTTGGCTGTCTCCCTCGCCCATTTCGTCTGGGCCATCGGCTTTTCATGGCCCTTGCGCGATCAGAAATTGCTGGCTCAGACCGTGGTCGGTTTTACCGGCATCGAAAAGATGCCGAACCGCCTGCTGACCTTGGCCGTCGCCATCGCCACCTTCTACGCCTCGATGATCGCGCTTGCCATCGCCGACCCTGAGGGCGGCGGCATGGCGCTCAATCTCGTCGGCGGCCTCTTCGGCGCCATCTTCGTTGCCCGCGGTGTCATCGGCTACACGCCGCAGTGGCAGGCGATCACGGCGGAACCGATTTTCCGCCTTAACGATCGTCGGGTCTACTCGCCGCTCTGCCTGTTCATCGGCCTCGGCTTTTTCGCCCTTATCGCCCTTCGCCTCGTCTAG
- a CDS encoding urease accessory protein UreF, producing the protein MSAALQKLLTWLSPAFPVGAFAWSAGLETAIVDGRVQDRASAEDWISGSLHHGGLRNDAILLAHAHRHFANPAQLAELADLCLALTPSSERHAETLQTGRAFILASAAWPSTAPAALPEACPYPIAVGAIAASHAVDLTSTLLAYLTATIHGQVSVAVRLVPIGQTDGLSIMASLEPEIAQIAELCLAATLDDIGSVAYGADIAQMKHETLATRIFRS; encoded by the coding sequence GTGAGTGCCGCGCTGCAAAAACTCCTGACCTGGCTCTCCCCGGCTTTTCCGGTAGGCGCCTTCGCCTGGTCGGCCGGGCTCGAAACCGCCATTGTCGATGGTCGCGTGCAGGATCGCGCCAGCGCCGAGGACTGGATTTCCGGCAGCCTCCACCATGGCGGCCTGCGCAATGACGCCATCCTGCTGGCCCATGCGCACCGTCACTTTGCCAACCCGGCCCAATTGGCAGAGCTCGCCGATCTCTGCCTCGCGCTCACGCCCTCCAGCGAACGCCATGCCGAAACGCTGCAGACCGGTCGCGCCTTCATCCTTGCCAGCGCCGCCTGGCCCAGCACTGCGCCAGCGGCCCTGCCCGAAGCCTGCCCCTACCCTATTGCTGTAGGCGCAATCGCCGCCAGCCACGCGGTCGACCTCACTTCAACCCTCCTGGCCTACCTCACGGCAACCATCCACGGACAGGTCTCGGTGGCCGTGCGTCTGGTCCCAATCGGCCAGACCGATGGTCTCTCCATCATGGCGTCGCTGGAGCCGGAAATCGCACAGATTGCCGAACTTTGTCTGGCAGCGACACTAGACGATATCGGCAGCGTCGCTTATGGCGCTGATATCGCCCAGATGAAGCACGAAACCCTGGCGACGAGGATTTTCCGCTCATGA
- a CDS encoding urease accessory protein UreE, translated as MHAVIALHAAADRREAPIDTITLDHDERRVRRKLLRGAKGTEVLLDLPQVTTLEHGQRLELDNGSDVAIVAAPELLYEIRARDTAHLIRLAWHIGNRHTPAQLDEHRILIKRDHVLKTMLEGLGATVSNVTEPFFAEHGAYHSHSHADGAHALLARP; from the coding sequence ATGCACGCCGTCATTGCCCTCCACGCCGCTGCCGACAGACGCGAAGCGCCCATCGACACGATCACGCTGGACCACGACGAGCGCCGTGTCCGGCGCAAGCTACTGCGCGGCGCAAAAGGCACGGAAGTCCTGCTGGATCTGCCGCAAGTGACAACGCTCGAGCATGGCCAGCGGCTGGAGTTGGACAATGGCAGCGATGTGGCAATCGTCGCCGCACCGGAGCTTCTTTACGAAATCCGCGCCCGCGACACGGCCCATCTCATCCGGCTCGCCTGGCATATCGGCAATCGCCACACCCCGGCCCAGCTTGATGAGCATCGCATCCTCATCAAGCGCGACCATGTCCTCAAAACCATGCTTGAGGGACTTGGCGCCACGGTGAGCAATGTGACTGAGCCTTTCTTTGCCGAGCATGGCGCCTATCACAGCCATAGCCACGCCGATGGCGCCCACGCCTTGCTCGCCCGCCCGTGA
- a CDS encoding MliC family protein has protein sequence MNMTKTMTATAALILLVCGSALAQDEIPAPAPAPQNNVSAALTLTLQSAGDIERTNETYQCSNGDVLTVQYINAAPNFLAIVPIEGEHHVFATTISGSGARYVSGPYEWWSHQGEGTLRDLMQDEEAEPMLSCTQASNTP, from the coding sequence ATGAACATGACGAAAACCATGACCGCTACGGCGGCACTGATCCTGCTCGTCTGCGGCAGCGCCTTGGCCCAGGACGAAATTCCTGCGCCCGCTCCAGCCCCACAGAACAATGTGAGCGCCGCCCTGACGCTGACACTGCAAAGCGCTGGCGACATTGAGCGCACAAACGAAACCTATCAGTGCAGCAATGGCGACGTGCTCACCGTTCAGTACATCAATGCGGCGCCGAACTTCCTCGCCATCGTGCCAATCGAGGGTGAGCATCACGTCTTTGCCACCACTATCTCGGGCTCGGGCGCCCGTTACGTCTCTGGCCCCTATGAGTGGTGGAGCCACCAGGGCGAAGGAACCTTGCGCGATCTCATGCAGGACGAGGAGGCTGAGCCCATGCTGAGCTGCACTCAGGCCAGCAATACCCCCTGA
- the ureC gene encoding urease subunit alpha produces MPAQISRAAYADMYGPTTGDKVRLADTELFIEVEKDFTIYGEEVKFGGGKVIRDGMGQSQRTRAEGAVDTVITNALVVDHTGIYKADIGLKNGRIVGIGKAGNPDTQPGVDIIIGPSTETIAGEGRILTAGGMDAHIHFIAPQQIEEALMSGVTTMLGGGSGPAHGTLATTCTGAWHIERMIESFDAFPMNLALAGKGNTSVPAPIEEMILSGASCLKLHEDWGTTPAAINNCLAVADDYDVQVMIHTDTLNESGFVEDTIGAFKGRTIHAFHTEGAGGGHAPDIIRVAGLPNVIPSSTNPTRPYTHNTIAEHLDMLMVCHHLDQNIPEDVAFAESRIRKETIAAEDILHDMGAFSIISSDSQAMGRVGEVLIRTWQTADKMKRQRGPLAEETGDNDNFRVRRYIAKYTINPAIAHGMSQHIGSVEVGKRADLVLWNPAFFGVKPEMVLIGGSIAAAPMGDPNASIPTPQPMHYRPMFGAYGKLVSRSSVTFISQAAHDAGLRNRLGVDKDLVPVTNTRGGIGKAAMKLNSAMPHIEVHPETYEVRADGVLLTCEPATVLPMAQRYFLF; encoded by the coding sequence ATGCCTGCTCAGATTTCCCGCGCCGCTTATGCCGACATGTATGGCCCCACCACGGGCGACAAGGTGCGACTGGCCGATACCGAGCTCTTCATCGAGGTGGAGAAGGATTTCACCATCTACGGCGAAGAGGTGAAGTTCGGTGGCGGCAAGGTCATCCGTGATGGCATGGGCCAGTCCCAGCGCACCCGCGCTGAAGGCGCCGTCGACACCGTCATCACCAATGCCCTCGTTGTCGACCACACGGGCATCTACAAGGCCGATATCGGTCTCAAGAACGGTCGCATCGTCGGCATCGGCAAGGCCGGAAATCCCGACACCCAGCCCGGCGTCGACATCATCATCGGCCCCTCCACCGAGACCATTGCCGGCGAAGGCCGTATCCTCACCGCCGGCGGCATGGACGCTCATATCCACTTCATCGCCCCTCAGCAGATTGAGGAAGCCTTGATGAGTGGCGTCACCACCATGCTTGGCGGCGGCTCTGGCCCCGCTCATGGCACGCTCGCCACCACCTGCACCGGCGCCTGGCATATCGAGCGCATGATCGAGAGCTTTGACGCGTTCCCGATGAACCTGGCGCTCGCCGGCAAGGGCAACACCTCGGTCCCCGCCCCGATCGAGGAGATGATACTCTCGGGCGCATCCTGCCTCAAACTGCACGAGGATTGGGGCACCACCCCGGCCGCCATCAACAATTGCCTTGCCGTCGCCGACGACTACGACGTGCAGGTGATGATCCACACCGATACGCTCAACGAGAGCGGCTTCGTCGAAGACACGATCGGCGCCTTCAAGGGCCGCACCATCCATGCCTTCCATACCGAAGGCGCTGGCGGTGGCCACGCCCCCGACATCATCCGCGTCGCGGGCCTGCCCAATGTCATCCCCTCCTCGACCAATCCGACCCGGCCCTACACGCACAACACCATTGCCGAGCATCTCGATATGCTCATGGTCTGCCACCACCTCGACCAGAACATCCCCGAGGACGTCGCCTTTGCCGAAAGCCGCATCCGCAAGGAGACGATCGCCGCAGAAGACATCCTCCATGACATGGGGGCCTTTTCAATCATCTCGTCCGACAGCCAGGCCATGGGCCGCGTCGGCGAAGTGCTGATCCGCACCTGGCAGACCGCCGACAAGATGAAGCGCCAGCGTGGTCCCCTGGCCGAGGAAACCGGCGACAACGACAATTTCCGCGTCCGACGCTACATCGCCAAGTACACGATCAATCCCGCCATCGCCCATGGCATGAGCCAACACATTGGTTCGGTGGAAGTGGGCAAGCGCGCCGACCTTGTGCTCTGGAACCCAGCCTTTTTCGGCGTGAAGCCGGAAATGGTGCTGATCGGCGGCTCCATCGCGGCCGCCCCGATGGGCGACCCGAACGCGTCCATCCCGACGCCCCAGCCCATGCACTACCGGCCCATGTTCGGCGCCTATGGCAAGCTCGTCAGCCGGTCATCGGTCACCTTCATCTCACAGGCCGCCCATGATGCGGGCCTGCGCAACCGCCTCGGCGTCGACAAGGACCTCGTGCCTGTCACCAATACGCGCGGCGGCATCGGCAAGGCCGCGATGAAACTGAACAGCGCCATGCCCCATATCGAGGTGCATCCGGAAACCTACGAAGTGCGCGCCGACGGCGTCCTGCTCACCTGCGAACCAGCGACAGTCCTGCCAATGGCCCAGCGCTACTTCCTGTTCTAG
- a CDS encoding urease subunit beta, with the protein MIPGEVIPKPGTIEINVGAAQIVLEVANTGDRPIQVGSHYHFYETNAGLRFDREMTRGMRLDIAAGTAVRFEPGQTREVRLIPIGGDRRVYGFRQMVMGPL; encoded by the coding sequence ATGATCCCCGGCGAAGTCATTCCCAAACCAGGCACGATCGAGATCAATGTCGGTGCCGCCCAGATCGTGCTGGAGGTCGCCAATACTGGCGACCGACCCATCCAGGTCGGTTCGCACTACCATTTCTATGAGACCAATGCCGGCCTGCGCTTCGATCGTGAAATGACCCGCGGCATGCGGCTCGATATTGCCGCCGGCACTGCAGTGCGGTTCGAGCCGGGCCAGACGCGCGAAGTCCGCCTCATTCCCATCGGCGGCGACCGACGCGTCTATGGCTTCCGCCAGATGGTCATGGGGCCACTGTGA
- a CDS encoding HupE/UreJ family protein codes for MLNRTLLALSLTLAATLPAFAHLDPTEHGSFAAGFSHPLFGLDHILAMVAVGLWAAQQGGRAIWQVPAAFVGTIALGFGFAIFGAPLPFVEPVILASVVFLGVAIALALPIPTAAVAALVGFFAFFHGHAHGGELGEAGAWEFASGFLIATAALHAAGIAAGLGLARVSGKLITRAAGAATALGGLWLAFGA; via the coding sequence ATGCTCAATCGCACTCTCCTCGCCCTGTCCCTGACGCTGGCCGCCACGCTGCCGGCCTTCGCCCATCTCGATCCTACAGAGCATGGCTCCTTCGCCGCCGGCTTCAGCCATCCCCTCTTTGGCCTCGACCACATTCTTGCCATGGTGGCTGTCGGCCTTTGGGCCGCACAACAGGGCGGCCGCGCCATCTGGCAGGTGCCGGCAGCCTTTGTCGGCACCATTGCCCTCGGTTTTGGCTTCGCCATTTTCGGTGCGCCCCTTCCCTTCGTCGAGCCGGTGATCCTTGCCTCGGTGGTTTTCCTAGGTGTGGCAATCGCCCTGGCGCTGCCCATCCCGACCGCGGCTGTGGCTGCACTTGTTGGTTTCTTCGCCTTCTTCCATGGCCACGCCCATGGCGGTGAACTCGGAGAGGCCGGCGCCTGGGAGTTTGCCAGCGGCTTCCTCATCGCAACCGCCGCCCTCCACGCCGCCGGCATTGCCGCTGGCCTCGGCCTTGCCCGCGTCAGTGGCAAGCTCATCACCCGCGCAGCTGGCGCCGCGACCGCCCTCGGCGGCCTGTGGCTGGCTTTCGGCGCCTGA
- a CDS encoding urease subunit gamma, with amino-acid sequence MNLTPREKDKLLIAMAANVARRRLERGVKLNHPEAIALITDFVVEGARDGRPVAELMEAGAHVITRDQVMEGIAEMIHDVQVEATFPDGTKLVTVHQPIR; translated from the coding sequence ATGAACCTCACCCCGCGCGAAAAAGACAAATTGCTGATCGCCATGGCGGCCAATGTAGCGCGTCGCCGCCTCGAACGCGGCGTCAAGCTCAACCATCCCGAGGCTATCGCCCTCATCACCGATTTCGTCGTCGAAGGCGCTCGGGATGGCCGCCCTGTGGCCGAGCTGATGGAGGCCGGCGCCCATGTCATCACCCGCGACCAGGTCATGGAGGGCATCGCCGAGATGATCCACGACGTCCAGGTCGAAGCCACTTTTCCGGACGGCACCAAGCTCGTCACCGTCCACCAGCCGATCCGATAG
- a CDS encoding urease accessory protein UreD: MQRARGTGRVVTYLRGASTCLDQLYQDGCAKIRLPRTHSDALEAILINTAGGLTGGDILDWRAEVAADGQMILTTQACERSYRSTGATAEVTTRLKVGRNAHLDWLPQETILFAGSRLARILEIDLDDGATLTAIEAVLLGRDAMGEEARDAVFTDDWRIRRNGRLVHAEATRLDGRDRERDALSLLDGARAIATIVHLAADADRAAQRLAHIRAALPPSANIAASQIGERVVVRASAPSGLALRRLIVPILIDLTGAGNLPRLWHL, translated from the coding sequence ATGCAGCGCGCACGCGGAACTGGCCGCGTCGTTACATATCTTCGCGGAGCATCCACTTGTCTTGACCAACTCTATCAGGACGGCTGCGCCAAGATCCGCCTGCCCCGGACACACTCCGATGCACTGGAGGCCATCCTCATCAATACTGCCGGCGGCCTGACCGGAGGGGACATTCTCGACTGGAGGGCGGAGGTCGCTGCCGATGGGCAGATGATCCTCACTACCCAGGCCTGCGAGCGCAGCTACCGCTCCACCGGTGCAACGGCTGAAGTGACCACCCGCCTCAAGGTCGGCCGCAACGCCCATCTCGACTGGCTGCCGCAGGAAACCATTCTCTTTGCCGGCAGCCGCCTCGCCCGCATCCTTGAGATCGATCTCGACGATGGCGCGACCCTGACCGCGATCGAGGCCGTACTGCTGGGCCGCGACGCGATGGGCGAGGAAGCGCGGGACGCCGTCTTCACCGACGATTGGCGCATCCGCCGCAATGGCCGGCTGGTCCATGCCGAAGCCACCCGTCTCGACGGCCGCGACCGCGAACGCGACGCACTCTCCCTCCTCGACGGCGCCCGCGCCATCGCCACCATCGTCCATCTTGCTGCCGACGCCGACCGGGCGGCGCAGCGCCTCGCCCATATCCGCGCCGCCCTGCCGCCATCCGCAAACATTGCAGCCAGCCAGATCGGCGAGCGCGTGGTGGTGCGCGCCAGCGCGCCCAGCGGGCTGGCGCTGCGCCGCCTCATCGTTCCCATTCTGATCGACCTCACTGGCGCCGGTAATCTACCGCGCCTGTGGCACCTCTAG
- the urtE gene encoding urea ABC transporter ATP-binding subunit UrtE produces MSAALSLDTIDLHYGAAQALKGVSIECRPGRITAILGRNGVGKSSTIRAIAGINHISSGAVIFGSDLLKKAPPYKRARLGLGYVPQGREIFPLLTVRENLETGFAGLARADRNVPDYIFELFPVLKAMLNRRGGDLSGGQQQQLAIARALVTRPTLLVLDEPTEGIQPSIIKDIGRALQFLRDEKGMTILLVEQFLDFCREIADDIYVMDRGEIMHSGSAQDLDRPEIRQHLMV; encoded by the coding sequence ATGAGCGCTGCACTCTCCCTCGACACCATCGACCTCCACTATGGCGCGGCCCAGGCGCTGAAGGGCGTTTCCATCGAGTGCCGCCCCGGCCGGATCACCGCCATTCTCGGCCGCAACGGCGTTGGCAAATCCTCGACCATCCGCGCCATCGCCGGCATCAATCACATCTCCTCGGGTGCCGTAATTTTCGGCAGTGATCTGCTTAAAAAAGCGCCACCCTACAAACGCGCTCGCTTGGGCCTCGGCTACGTTCCCCAGGGTCGTGAAATCTTCCCGCTTCTGACAGTGCGCGAAAATCTCGAAACCGGCTTTGCCGGTCTTGCCCGCGCCGACCGCAACGTCCCGGACTACATTTTCGAGCTCTTCCCGGTCTTGAAGGCCATGCTCAATCGGCGCGGTGGCGATCTCTCTGGTGGCCAGCAACAGCAATTGGCCATCGCCCGCGCCCTCGTCACCCGCCCCACCCTGCTCGTCCTCGATGAACCCACCGAAGGCATCCAGCCCTCGATCATCAAGGATATCGGCCGGGCGCTGCAATTCCTGCGCGACGAGAAGGGCATGACCATTCTTCTGGTCGAACAGTTTCTCGATTTCTGCCGCGAGATCGCTGACGACATCTACGTCATGGATCGCGGCGAGATCATGCATAGCGGTTCTGCCCAGGATCTGGACCGGCCCGAAATACGTCAACACCTGATGGTCTAG
- the urtD gene encoding urea ABC transporter ATP-binding protein UrtD, with amino-acid sequence MQKAQQTMLYLDGVSVAFDGFKAINNLSIIVRPAEMLAIIGPNGAGKTTMMDIITGKTRPDAGEVLFDGRTDLTRLDEAGIANLGIGRKFQKPTVFESHTVWDNLEMALKKPRGIFATLFYAPDAADEARITEILDTVRLTHRKDELAANLSHGQKQWLEIGMLLAQDPKLLLVDEPVAGMTDSETEETAKLLKHIAQTRSVVVVEHDMNFVRALGSRVICLAEGSVLAEGSLDQVSANPVVIERYLGR; translated from the coding sequence ATGCAAAAAGCTCAGCAAACCATGCTCTACCTTGATGGCGTCTCCGTCGCTTTCGACGGGTTCAAGGCCATCAACAACCTCTCGATCATCGTCCGGCCGGCAGAAATGCTGGCGATTATCGGCCCCAACGGCGCTGGCAAGACAACGATGATGGACATCATCACCGGCAAGACCCGACCCGATGCCGGCGAAGTGCTGTTCGACGGACGCACCGATCTCACCCGGCTCGACGAGGCGGGGATCGCCAATCTCGGCATCGGCCGCAAATTCCAGAAACCCACCGTGTTCGAAAGCCATACGGTCTGGGACAATCTCGAAATGGCGCTGAAAAAGCCGCGCGGCATTTTCGCGACGCTGTTTTACGCGCCCGATGCAGCGGACGAGGCGCGCATCACCGAGATCCTCGACACTGTCCGTCTTACCCATCGCAAAGACGAACTGGCCGCCAATCTCAGCCATGGCCAGAAGCAATGGCTCGAGATTGGCATGCTGCTTGCACAGGATCCGAAGCTCCTCCTGGTCGATGAACCGGTGGCGGGCATGACCGACAGCGAAACAGAAGAGACCGCAAAACTGCTCAAGCACATCGCCCAGACCCGCTCTGTTGTCGTCGTCGAGCACGACATGAACTTCGTGCGCGCGCTGGGTTCGCGGGTGATCTGCCTTGCCGAAGGCTCGGTGCTGGCCGAGGGCTCCCTCGATCAGGTCAGCGCCAACCCCGTTGTTATCGAAAGGTATCTCGGCCGATGA